One segment of Streptosporangium brasiliense DNA contains the following:
- a CDS encoding RNA polymerase subunit sigma-70, whose amino-acid sequence MSDTAQLASDAGSRDPAVGLRAVRALRMLVDRLEALQVENARQQGWSWQEIANCLEVTRQAVHKKYAGGRGLLRREK is encoded by the coding sequence ATGAGCGATACGGCGCAGCTGGCATCCGACGCCGGCAGCCGCGATCCGGCCGTCGGCCTGCGGGCCGTGCGGGCGCTGCGGATGCTGGTCGACCGGCTGGAGGCCCTTCAGGTGGAGAACGCCAGGCAGCAGGGCTGGTCCTGGCAGGAGATCGCCAACTGCCTGGAGGTCACCCGGCAGGCGGTGCACAAGAAGTACGCAGGGGGCCGCGGCCTGTTGAGGCGGGAGAAATAG
- a CDS encoding ABC transporter transmembrane domain-containing protein, with the protein MRSLPVADPGIPDARSPVRYLYWIARMQAGSLFLGIGYATLWWLAMALVPAAMGEGIDAIRAKDTPALVTWGAVLLGLGIVQAAAGILRHRMAVYNWLCAAYRTVQVTVRQSTRLGATLPKRMSTGEVVSVGNSDIAHIGGAMDILLRGTGAIVAIVAVTVILIRASLPLGLTVLIGVPVMAVAVVPLLRPLHRRQHAHRDLQGDLSTRAADIVAGLRVLRGIGGEQVFADRYAEESQRVRHAGVRVAAVESTLEGAQILLPGLLIAGVTWLGATFAIEDKITAGQLVAFYGYAVFLIAPMRALTEAADKLTKGHVAARRVVRILNLEPEVDGGTGHSGGGLLRDVASGVAVRPGVFTAVAAATPEDAVAIADRLGRYSDGDVDFGDVPLDTLPIAEVRRRILVADNGAKLFAGVLRDELDVSGGASAADIAGALHTACAEDIVEALPDGLDGHVAESGREFSGGQQQRLRLARALTADPEVLILIEPTSAVDAHSEARIADRLAKARAGKTTLVCTTSPLVLDRTDHVIYVEGGVVHAQGTHRELLATVPAYTAVVTRGEDS; encoded by the coding sequence ATGCGCTCCCTACCTGTCGCCGACCCCGGCATCCCTGACGCCCGCAGCCCGGTCCGATACCTGTACTGGATCGCCCGCATGCAGGCGGGTTCCCTGTTCCTCGGCATCGGCTACGCCACCCTGTGGTGGCTGGCGATGGCGCTGGTGCCGGCCGCGATGGGCGAGGGCATCGACGCCATCAGGGCCAAGGACACGCCGGCCCTCGTCACCTGGGGCGCCGTGCTGCTCGGCCTGGGGATCGTGCAGGCGGCCGCCGGCATCCTCCGGCACCGGATGGCCGTCTACAACTGGCTGTGCGCCGCCTACCGGACCGTCCAGGTCACCGTCAGGCAGTCGACCCGGCTGGGCGCGACCCTGCCCAAGCGCATGTCCACCGGCGAGGTGGTCAGCGTCGGCAACTCCGACATCGCCCACATCGGCGGCGCGATGGACATCCTGCTCAGGGGCACCGGCGCGATCGTCGCCATCGTCGCGGTGACCGTCATCCTGATCAGGGCCTCGCTGCCGCTCGGCCTGACCGTGCTCATCGGAGTGCCGGTCATGGCCGTCGCCGTCGTCCCCCTGCTCCGGCCGCTGCACCGGCGCCAGCACGCCCACCGCGACCTCCAGGGCGACCTGTCCACCCGCGCCGCCGACATCGTCGCCGGCCTGCGGGTGCTGCGCGGCATCGGCGGCGAGCAGGTCTTCGCCGACCGCTACGCCGAGGAGTCGCAGCGGGTGCGGCACGCGGGCGTGCGGGTGGCCGCGGTCGAGTCCACCCTGGAGGGCGCGCAGATCCTGCTGCCCGGCCTGCTCATCGCCGGGGTCACCTGGCTGGGCGCGACCTTCGCGATCGAGGACAAGATCACCGCCGGCCAGCTCGTCGCCTTCTACGGCTACGCGGTCTTCCTGATCGCCCCCATGCGGGCGCTCACCGAGGCGGCCGACAAGCTGACCAAGGGACACGTCGCGGCCCGCCGGGTGGTGCGGATCCTCAACCTGGAGCCGGAGGTGGACGGCGGCACCGGCCACTCGGGCGGGGGCCTGCTGCGCGACGTGGCCTCCGGGGTCGCGGTCCGCCCCGGCGTGTTCACCGCCGTCGCGGCGGCCACGCCCGAGGACGCCGTCGCGATCGCCGACCGGCTCGGCCGCTACAGCGACGGCGACGTCGACTTCGGCGACGTGCCGCTGGACACTCTGCCGATCGCGGAGGTCCGCCGCCGGATCCTGGTCGCCGACAACGGCGCGAAGCTCTTCGCCGGCGTGCTCAGGGACGAGCTCGACGTCTCCGGCGGGGCCTCCGCCGCCGACATCGCCGGCGCGCTGCACACCGCGTGCGCCGAGGACATCGTCGAGGCGCTGCCCGACGGCCTCGACGGGCACGTCGCCGAGTCGGGCCGGGAGTTCTCCGGCGGCCAGCAGCAGCGGCTCCGCCTGGCCAGGGCGCTGACGGCCGACCCGGAGGTGCTCATCCTCATCGAGCCCACCAGCGCGGTCGACGCCCACAGCGAGGCGCGCATCGCCGACCGGCTGGCCAAGGCACGGGCGGGCAAGACCACACTGGTCTGCACGACCAGCCCGCTGGTGCTCGACCGCACCGACCATGTGATCTACGTCGAGGGCGGCGTCGTGCACGCCCAGGGGACGCACCGGGAGCTGCTGGCGACCGTGCCGGCCTACACCGCCGTGGTCACCAGAGGGGAAGACTCGTGA
- a CDS encoding Clp protease N-terminal domain-containing protein, translating to MFERFTHEARQVVTLAQVNARRLHHSRIGTEHLLLGLCEQPATLSARLLARHGLDHAEASAAVVRLIGPAPAEELDRDALETIGIDLDAIREKVEAAFGPGALDREPERDHRGRLRSGRHIPFSPGAKKTLELSLREALTLKHRHIGDGHILLGLLRGGDGLARRVLDEALVDTGTLRREIVENIGPHRAAG from the coding sequence ATGTTCGAACGGTTCACACACGAAGCCCGGCAGGTCGTGACGCTCGCACAGGTGAACGCCCGGCGGCTTCACCACAGCCGGATCGGCACCGAGCATCTCCTGCTCGGCCTGTGCGAGCAGCCGGCCACCTTGTCGGCACGCCTTCTGGCCCGGCACGGGCTCGACCACGCGGAGGCGTCCGCCGCGGTGGTCCGCCTCATCGGCCCCGCACCGGCCGAGGAGCTGGACAGAGACGCCCTGGAGACGATCGGCATCGACCTCGACGCGATCCGGGAGAAGGTCGAAGCGGCCTTCGGCCCCGGCGCCCTCGACCGGGAACCGGAGCGAGACCACCGTGGCCGCCTCCGCAGCGGCCGTCACATCCCGTTCTCCCCCGGTGCGAAGAAAACCCTGGAGCTCTCCCTCCGGGAGGCTCTCACCCTCAAGCACAGGCACATCGGCGACGGCCACATCCTCCTGGGCCTGCTCCGGGGAGGCGACGGCCTGGCCCGCCGCGTCCTCGACGAGGCACTCGTCGACACCGGGACGCTGCGCCGGGAGATCGTCGAGAACATCGGCCCCCACCGAGCCGCCGGTTAG
- a CDS encoding succinate dehydrogenase cytochrome b subunit: MTATIERGSATARVNPPAEAAAKNAKPDRPGGLLGTSNGKKAVMAVTGAILVLFLIGHMAGNLKSFFGAESFNAYAEFLRTMGEPIVPRRVLLTVVEVVLAVAVGLHMWSAISLARRASKARPVKYAAKRKSQAGGYAVHTMRYGGVVIVLFVIWHLLDLTFGTVNPAGWDGTPYEKLVQGFDPSRWWVTIFYVLAVVMVGLHLRHGLWSAFQTLGLASGRSYRPLKGVAAAISAVLVLGFLAVPIAVMAGVVK; the protein is encoded by the coding sequence GTGACTGCCACGATTGAGCGCGGATCCGCCACCGCGCGGGTCAACCCCCCCGCGGAAGCCGCCGCGAAGAACGCGAAGCCCGACAGGCCCGGCGGGCTGCTGGGCACCTCCAACGGGAAAAAGGCGGTGATGGCCGTCACGGGCGCCATCCTGGTGCTCTTCCTCATCGGCCACATGGCCGGGAACCTCAAGAGTTTCTTCGGCGCCGAGTCCTTCAACGCCTACGCCGAGTTCCTGCGGACCATGGGCGAGCCGATCGTCCCCAGGCGCGTCCTGCTGACCGTCGTCGAGGTCGTGCTGGCCGTGGCGGTCGGCCTGCACATGTGGTCGGCGATCTCCCTGGCCCGCCGGGCGAGCAAGGCCCGCCCGGTCAAGTACGCGGCCAAGCGCAAGTCCCAGGCGGGCGGCTACGCCGTGCACACCATGCGCTACGGCGGCGTCGTCATCGTCCTGTTCGTCATCTGGCACCTGCTGGACCTGACCTTCGGCACGGTCAACCCGGCCGGCTGGGACGGCACGCCGTACGAGAAGCTGGTGCAGGGCTTCGACCCCTCGCGCTGGTGGGTCACGATCTTCTACGTGCTCGCGGTCGTCATGGTCGGCCTGCACCTGAGGCACGGCCTGTGGAGCGCGTTCCAGACGCTCGGGCTGGCGAGCGGCCGCAGCTACCGTCCGCTCAAGGGCGTGGCCGCCGCGATCTCCGCGGTGCTGGTCCTCGGTTTCCTCGCGGTCCCCATCGCGGTCATGGCCGGAGTGGTCAAGTGA
- a CDS encoding PP2C family protein-serine/threonine phosphatase: MTAPPPDTLTILLIEDDAGDAFLVEELLGEADNPPKIIWVRSLAESRVRLTEDVQCVLVDLSLPDATGLEALEQVLSMAPHAAVLVLTGLNDTHVGTEAVAAGAQDFLVKQDVEARLLARAIRYAMERKRADLAQRRLVEVELLTKENSRLERGLLPVPLLETEHLEHQARYLPGRRRALLAGDFWDTVQSPDGAVHVVVGDVCGHGPDEAALGVALRIAWRTLVLAGHTGNDLLRTLDSVLRLERKSAEIFTTLCIVTIDPALSTARMHVVGHPPPLLIREGTVGVVPGTPSGPPLGIFQGVDWTEIEVPLGRDWSLLLYTDGLIEATVGGGPDLLGTEGLLRLVHEQGGIHLDRLIDRVTELNQDALSDDLATVLISRNGRG, translated from the coding sequence GTGACCGCCCCTCCCCCCGACACGCTCACGATCCTCCTCATCGAGGACGACGCGGGCGATGCCTTCCTCGTGGAGGAGCTGCTCGGCGAGGCGGACAACCCGCCGAAGATCATCTGGGTGCGCAGTCTGGCGGAGAGCCGCGTACGGCTGACCGAGGACGTCCAGTGCGTGCTCGTGGACCTCTCGCTCCCGGACGCGACCGGCCTCGAAGCGCTGGAGCAGGTGCTGTCCATGGCGCCGCACGCCGCCGTCCTCGTGCTGACCGGGCTGAACGACACCCACGTGGGCACCGAGGCCGTGGCGGCCGGCGCCCAGGACTTCCTGGTCAAGCAGGACGTGGAGGCCCGGCTGCTGGCGCGGGCGATCCGCTACGCGATGGAGCGCAAGCGCGCCGACCTGGCCCAGCGCAGGCTGGTCGAGGTCGAGCTGCTCACCAAGGAGAACTCCCGCCTCGAACGCGGGCTGCTGCCGGTGCCGCTGCTGGAGACCGAACATCTGGAGCACCAGGCCCGCTACCTGCCGGGCCGCAGACGGGCCCTGCTCGCCGGCGACTTCTGGGACACCGTGCAGAGCCCCGACGGCGCCGTGCACGTGGTGGTCGGCGACGTGTGCGGGCACGGCCCGGACGAGGCCGCGCTGGGGGTCGCGCTCCGGATCGCCTGGCGGACCCTGGTCCTGGCCGGGCACACCGGCAACGATCTGCTGCGCACCCTCGACTCGGTGCTCCGTCTCGAACGCAAGTCCGCGGAGATCTTCACGACGCTGTGCATCGTCACGATCGACCCCGCGCTCAGCACCGCGCGCATGCACGTGGTCGGCCATCCGCCGCCCCTGCTGATCCGCGAGGGCACGGTCGGCGTGGTGCCGGGCACCCCCTCGGGACCGCCACTCGGGATCTTCCAGGGCGTGGACTGGACGGAGATCGAGGTTCCGCTGGGCCGTGACTGGTCCCTGCTGCTCTACACCGACGGCCTGATCGAGGCCACCGTCGGCGGCGGGCCCGACCTGCTCGGCACCGAGGGTCTGCTCCGCCTGGTCCACGAGCAGGGCGGGATCCACCTCGACCGGCTCATCGACCGGGTGACCGAGCTCAACCAGGACGCGCTCAGCGACGACCTGGCGACCGTGCTCATCTCGCGGAACGGGCGGGGATGA
- a CDS encoding LysR family transcriptional regulator gives MQLQQLAYFVAVAEARHFTQAAERMRVAQPSLSKQVKALEAELGAPLFSRARGNVTLTPAGEALLPLARRMLADAETARREVGELAGLRRGRVRLGATPSLCAGLMADALARFHRAYPGIELLVEEGGSRDLVRTLARGQLDLALIILPLQSDDPALVTEEILRENLVVVSPSAAPAHRPYMRIEELRGQPMVMFRRGYDLREATLGACRHAGFEPRLAVEGGEMDAVLRFVEAGLGIALVPSMVLDGRPGLSGTPLAPPGLRRTIAIAHRKDVEPTRAAQAFRATLLFYLAEAAHDGSLPEGVELITTA, from the coding sequence GTGCAGCTTCAGCAACTGGCCTATTTCGTGGCGGTCGCCGAGGCCCGGCACTTCACTCAGGCCGCCGAACGGATGCGCGTCGCCCAGCCGTCGCTCAGCAAGCAGGTCAAGGCCCTGGAGGCCGAGCTCGGCGCGCCGCTGTTCAGCCGCGCCAGGGGGAACGTCACCCTCACCCCGGCCGGGGAGGCCCTGCTGCCGCTGGCGCGCCGGATGCTGGCCGACGCCGAGACCGCGCGGCGTGAGGTCGGCGAGCTGGCCGGGCTGCGCCGCGGCCGGGTGCGGCTGGGCGCCACGCCCTCCCTCTGCGCCGGGCTGATGGCCGACGCGCTGGCCAGGTTCCACCGCGCCTACCCCGGCATCGAGCTGCTCGTCGAGGAGGGCGGCTCACGCGACCTGGTCCGCACCCTCGCCCGCGGCCAGCTCGACCTGGCGCTGATCATCCTGCCCCTGCAGAGCGACGACCCCGCCCTGGTCACCGAGGAGATCCTGCGGGAGAACCTGGTCGTCGTCTCCCCCTCCGCCGCGCCCGCGCACAGGCCGTACATGCGGATAGAGGAGCTGCGCGGGCAGCCGATGGTGATGTTCCGGCGCGGCTACGACCTGCGGGAGGCCACCCTCGGCGCCTGCCGTCATGCCGGGTTCGAGCCGAGGCTGGCGGTCGAGGGCGGCGAGATGGACGCCGTGCTCCGTTTCGTGGAGGCCGGACTGGGCATCGCCCTGGTCCCCTCGATGGTCCTGGACGGCCGCCCCGGTCTGAGCGGGACGCCGCTGGCGCCTCCCGGGCTCCGCCGCACCATCGCCATCGCCCACCGCAAGGACGTCGAGCCCACCCGCGCCGCCCAGGCCTTCCGCGCGACCCTGCTGTTCTATCTCGCCGAGGCCGCCCACGACGGCAGCCTCCCCGAAGGTGTGGAATTGATCACCACGGCTTGA
- a CDS encoding sensor histidine kinase produces the protein MSDRPRPLPAAAPATGFGKLRVGQWFLLAGVSVTLIFTIAGAFTISSIEKTRQARVAVVDVVDPAALRILEISNALTSQESSVRAYGRTNEESSLQDYRRSVTAEADALAALDPLLPRMPERQAVGTEVARLKAAGDAWRRDYADRLIASVPTLGTEASNRQNAPVNAARFTEIRRSLTALQDHLNRLHAEGSARLEEGWQALYVALIGVAGVLVLAAIGFTLIVRHAVLRPTAELTGQVRAVAQGDFDHKLRVERPSELAELSSHVDAMRRRILAEWRRASEAQGKLEEQAAELRRSNGELEQFAYVASHDLQEPLRKVASFTQMLDQRYGDQLDERARQYIAFAVDGAKRMQLLINDLLDFSRVGRLGGERTTTDSGAALRAALNNLSATIEETEATVTSDDLPEVHGNRVQLAQLFQNLVGNALKFRSQESPRIHIGVRRDGDMWEFSCADNGIGIESKYTDRIFLIFQRLHGRDAYAGTGIGLALCKKIVEYHGGRIWVDGEETDRPGTTFRWTLPSGDVDE, from the coding sequence ATGAGCGACCGCCCCCGTCCCCTGCCGGCCGCCGCGCCGGCGACGGGCTTCGGGAAGCTGCGCGTGGGGCAGTGGTTCCTGCTCGCGGGGGTGTCCGTCACACTGATCTTCACCATCGCCGGCGCCTTCACCATCTCCTCGATCGAGAAGACCCGCCAGGCCAGGGTGGCCGTGGTGGACGTCGTCGACCCCGCGGCGCTGCGCATCCTGGAGATCTCCAACGCGCTGACCTCGCAGGAGAGCTCGGTGCGGGCCTACGGCAGGACCAACGAGGAGTCGTCCCTCCAGGACTACCGCCGGTCGGTCACCGCGGAGGCCGACGCGCTGGCCGCGCTCGACCCCCTGCTGCCCCGGATGCCGGAGCGGCAGGCGGTCGGCACCGAGGTCGCCCGCCTGAAGGCGGCCGGAGACGCCTGGCGGCGCGACTACGCCGACAGGCTCATCGCCTCGGTGCCGACGCTGGGGACCGAGGCCAGCAACCGGCAGAACGCGCCCGTCAACGCCGCGCGGTTCACCGAGATCCGCCGCTCGCTCACCGCGCTCCAGGACCACCTGAACCGGCTGCACGCCGAGGGCAGCGCCCGGCTGGAGGAGGGCTGGCAGGCTCTCTACGTCGCGCTCATCGGGGTGGCCGGCGTGCTGGTCCTGGCCGCGATCGGCTTCACGCTCATCGTCCGGCACGCCGTGCTGCGCCCGACGGCGGAGCTGACCGGCCAGGTCCGCGCCGTCGCCCAGGGAGACTTCGACCACAAGCTCAGGGTCGAGCGCCCCTCCGAGCTGGCCGAGCTCTCCAGCCACGTAGACGCCATGCGCCGCCGCATCCTCGCCGAGTGGCGGCGGGCCTCCGAGGCGCAGGGCAAGCTGGAGGAGCAGGCGGCGGAGCTGCGGCGCTCCAACGGCGAGCTGGAGCAGTTCGCCTACGTGGCCAGCCACGACCTGCAGGAACCGCTGCGCAAGGTCGCCAGCTTCACCCAGATGCTCGACCAGCGCTACGGCGACCAGCTCGACGAGCGGGCCAGGCAGTACATCGCCTTCGCGGTGGACGGCGCCAAGCGCATGCAGCTGCTGATCAACGACCTGCTCGACTTCTCCCGGGTCGGCCGGCTCGGCGGCGAGCGGACCACGACCGACTCCGGCGCGGCCCTGCGGGCCGCCCTGAACAACCTCTCGGCCACGATCGAGGAGACCGAGGCCACGGTCACCTCCGACGACCTGCCCGAGGTGCACGGCAACCGGGTCCAGCTCGCCCAGCTCTTCCAGAACCTCGTCGGCAACGCGCTGAAGTTCCGCTCCCAGGAGTCCCCGCGCATCCACATCGGCGTACGGCGCGACGGGGACATGTGGGAGTTCTCCTGCGCGGACAACGGGATAGGCATCGAGAGCAAATACACTGACAGGATCTTCCTGATCTTCCAGCGCCTGCACGGCCGCGACGCCTACGCGGGCACCGGCATCGGGCTGGCGCTGTGCAAGAAGATCGTCGAATACCACGGTGGCCGGATCTGGGTGGACGGCGAGGAGACCGACAGGCCCGGGACGACCTTCCGCTGGACGCTTCCCTCTGGAGATGTGGATGAATGA
- a CDS encoding fumarate reductase/succinate dehydrogenase flavoprotein subunit: protein MTTLKYTEGEPIRDTKAPEGPIEDRWEKRKFSAKLVNPANKRKLNVIVIGTGLAGGSAAATLGELGYNVKSFCYQDSPRRAHSIAAQGGINAAKNYRGDGDSIYRLFYDTVKGGDFRARESNVYRLAQVSVNIIDQAVAQGVPFAREYGGLLDTRSFGGAQVSRTFYARGQTGQQLLLGAYQALERQIAAGTVEMHTRHEMLDLIVSDGRARGVIVRDMVTGEIERHVADAVVLASGGYGNVFFLSTNAKGCNTTAIWRAHRRGAMFANPCYTQIHPTCIPVSGDYQSKLTLMSESLRNDGRVWVPLKAGDDRPVSQIPEEERDYYLERIYPAFGNLVPRDIASRAAKNVCDEGRGVGPGGLGVYLDFADAIRRLGRDAVEKKYGNLFEMYERITGEDPYTQPMRIYPAVHYTMGGLWVDYDLQSTIPGLFVIGEANFSDHGANRLGASALMQGLADGYFVLPTTIGDYLANGPYGEVDEEAVAEAEIAVREKINKLLSNNGSRTADSYHRELGKLMWDYCGMERTEESLRKALERIPELREEFWKNVKVSGEADELNQALERAGRVADFFDLAELMCIDALHRTESCGGHFRAESQDADGEALRDDENFAYVAAWEYGEQGPVLHKEDLDYEYVKMSQRSYK, encoded by the coding sequence ATGACGACCCTGAAATACACCGAAGGCGAGCCGATCCGCGACACCAAGGCTCCCGAGGGTCCGATCGAGGACCGCTGGGAGAAGCGGAAGTTCAGCGCCAAGCTGGTCAACCCGGCCAACAAGCGCAAGCTCAACGTCATCGTCATCGGCACCGGTCTCGCGGGCGGCTCGGCCGCCGCGACCCTCGGCGAGCTGGGCTACAACGTCAAGTCGTTCTGCTACCAGGACTCGCCCCGGCGCGCGCACTCCATCGCGGCCCAGGGCGGCATCAACGCGGCCAAGAACTACCGAGGCGACGGCGACTCGATCTACCGGCTGTTCTACGACACCGTCAAGGGCGGCGACTTCCGCGCCCGCGAGTCCAACGTCTACCGGCTCGCCCAGGTCAGCGTGAACATCATCGACCAGGCCGTGGCCCAGGGCGTGCCGTTCGCCCGCGAGTACGGCGGCCTGCTCGACACCCGCTCCTTCGGCGGCGCGCAGGTCTCCCGGACCTTCTACGCCCGCGGCCAGACGGGCCAGCAGCTGCTGCTGGGCGCCTACCAGGCGCTGGAGCGGCAGATCGCGGCCGGGACCGTGGAGATGCACACCCGCCACGAGATGCTCGACCTGATCGTCTCCGACGGCCGGGCGCGCGGCGTCATCGTCCGCGACATGGTCACCGGCGAGATCGAGCGGCACGTCGCCGACGCGGTCGTGCTGGCCAGCGGCGGCTACGGCAACGTGTTCTTCCTGTCCACCAACGCCAAGGGCTGCAACACCACGGCGATCTGGCGGGCGCACCGGCGCGGCGCGATGTTCGCCAACCCCTGCTACACGCAGATCCACCCGACCTGCATCCCGGTCAGCGGCGACTACCAGTCCAAGCTGACCCTGATGTCGGAGTCGCTGCGCAACGACGGCCGCGTGTGGGTGCCGCTCAAGGCGGGCGACGACCGGCCCGTCTCGCAGATCCCCGAGGAGGAGCGCGACTACTACCTGGAGCGCATCTACCCGGCGTTCGGCAACCTGGTCCCGCGTGACATCGCCTCCCGCGCGGCCAAGAACGTCTGCGACGAGGGTCGCGGCGTCGGCCCCGGCGGCCTGGGCGTCTACCTCGACTTCGCCGATGCGATCAGGCGGCTCGGCCGCGACGCGGTGGAGAAGAAGTACGGCAACCTTTTCGAGATGTACGAGCGCATCACCGGCGAGGACCCCTACACCCAGCCGATGCGCATCTACCCCGCCGTGCACTACACGATGGGCGGCCTGTGGGTCGACTACGACCTGCAGTCCACGATCCCCGGCCTGTTCGTGATCGGCGAGGCCAACTTCTCCGACCACGGCGCCAACCGTCTCGGCGCCTCCGCGCTGATGCAGGGCCTGGCCGACGGCTACTTCGTGCTGCCGACCACGATCGGCGACTACCTCGCCAACGGCCCCTACGGAGAGGTCGACGAGGAGGCCGTGGCCGAGGCCGAGATCGCGGTCCGCGAGAAGATCAACAAGCTGCTGTCGAACAACGGCAGCCGCACCGCCGACTCCTACCACCGTGAGCTGGGCAAGCTCATGTGGGACTACTGCGGCATGGAGCGGACCGAGGAGTCGCTGCGCAAGGCGCTGGAGCGGATCCCCGAGCTCCGCGAGGAGTTCTGGAAGAACGTGAAGGTCTCCGGCGAGGCCGACGAGCTCAACCAGGCGCTGGAGCGGGCCGGCCGGGTGGCCGACTTCTTCGACCTGGCCGAGCTCATGTGCATCGACGCGCTGCACCGCACCGAGTCGTGCGGCGGCCACTTCCGCGCCGAGTCGCAGGACGCCGACGGCGAGGCCCTGCGCGACGACGAGAACTTCGCCTACGTCGCGGCCTGGGAGTACGGCGAGCAGGGCCCGGTCCTGCACAAGGAAGACCTCGACTACGAGTACGTCAAGATGAGCCAGCGGAGTTACAAGTGA
- a CDS encoding response regulator, protein MNDLRWIDVLLVEDDPGDVLLTREAFELNKVRNKLHVVNDGEQAMAFLRKEGEYADMPRPDLILLDLNLPRKDGREVLQDIKADEKLRRIPVVVLTTSESEEDILRSYNLHANAYVSKPVDFDQFINVVRRIDDFFVTVVKLPSSDQHY, encoded by the coding sequence ATGAATGACCTGCGCTGGATCGACGTGCTCCTGGTCGAGGACGATCCGGGCGACGTCCTGCTGACCCGGGAGGCGTTCGAGCTCAACAAGGTCCGCAACAAGCTGCACGTCGTCAACGACGGCGAGCAGGCCATGGCCTTCCTGCGCAAGGAGGGCGAGTACGCCGACATGCCCCGGCCGGACCTGATCCTGCTGGACCTCAACCTGCCCCGCAAGGACGGCCGGGAGGTGCTCCAGGACATCAAGGCCGACGAGAAGCTCCGCAGGATCCCCGTGGTGGTGCTGACCACCTCGGAGTCCGAGGAGGACATCCTGCGCAGCTACAACCTGCACGCCAACGCCTACGTCTCCAAGCCGGTCGACTTCGACCAGTTCATCAACGTGGTCCGGCGGATCGACGACTTCTTCGTCACCGTCGTCAAGCTGCCCAGCTCCGACCAGCACTACTGA
- a CDS encoding succinate dehydrogenase/fumarate reductase iron-sulfur subunit, with protein sequence MNLTLKVWRQKGPEDKGRMVTYRVEDVSPDMSFLEMLDVLNERLILEGDDPVAFDHDCREGICGMCGMVINGVAHGEQVATTTCQLHMRHFEDNAVITIEPWRAAPFPVVKDLVVDRSAFDRIIQAGGFVSVPAGSAPDAHSVPVKKVDADAAFDAATCIGCGACVAACPNGSASLFTAAKITHLSLLPQGQPERDSRAKAMVEQMDAEGFGGCTNTGECTAVCPKGIPLDTIAQMNRDYLRASK encoded by the coding sequence GTGAACCTCACTCTCAAGGTCTGGCGCCAGAAGGGCCCCGAGGACAAGGGCCGCATGGTCACCTACCGCGTCGAGGACGTGTCTCCCGACATGTCCTTCCTGGAGATGCTCGACGTGCTCAACGAGCGTCTCATCCTGGAGGGCGACGACCCGGTGGCCTTCGACCACGACTGCCGCGAGGGCATCTGCGGCATGTGCGGCATGGTCATCAACGGCGTCGCGCACGGCGAGCAGGTGGCCACCACCACCTGCCAGCTCCACATGCGGCACTTCGAGGACAACGCGGTCATCACCATCGAGCCGTGGCGCGCCGCGCCCTTCCCGGTGGTGAAGGACCTGGTCGTGGACCGCTCGGCGTTCGACCGGATCATCCAGGCGGGCGGCTTCGTCTCCGTTCCCGCCGGGTCCGCCCCCGACGCGCACAGCGTCCCGGTCAAGAAGGTCGACGCCGACGCGGCGTTCGACGCGGCCACCTGCATCGGCTGCGGCGCGTGCGTCGCCGCCTGCCCGAACGGCTCGGCCTCCCTCTTCACCGCGGCCAAGATCACTCACCTCAGCCTCCTCCCGCAGGGCCAGCCCGAGCGCGACTCCCGCGCCAAGGCCATGGTCGAGCAGATGGACGCCGAGGGCTTCGGCGGCTGCACCAACACCGGCGAGTGCACCGCGGTCTGCCCCAAGGGCATCCCGCTGGACACCATCGCCCAGATGAACCGGGACTACCTCAGGGCCTCCAAGTAG